The Plutella xylostella chromosome 11, ilPluXylo3.1, whole genome shotgun sequence genome contains the following window.
CAGTTGGTTTTCATTTCTATTTGGAACTTCTGTCGTTGTTGGGGTTTCTGGAAGGTACATATTGGGTTTAAATGTTTGATGAATTGCTTTATGGTGAATGTGAAAGTgatattaaataaaagaaCAGCATTTTtgctttctttctgtatagAAAAGGTGCCATCACTTCACTTTGGCCCTTTGCTAACCAGCAGAGATGATAttgatgaaaataaataagttataatataaaaaaagaataaagaagcgtccgtagtcgagctagcttcagtgatcgtaactgatcactgaggttagaCAACAACTGGCATatccatccaatggctgaccgatttcaagtggttcttttctggacgcttccgtgctgcGGACGGCTCGTAAAGTCGtcggtcccggttgctgcttcggcagcagtgtTAAGCCACGTCAAGCCATGATGAAATAAGTCATAATGAAAACAAAGCCAATAATAACTCAACAAAACTGGTACCGTACCTTCACCAAAATCAATGATTTCCCGTTTGAGGATGACAAGATCTGGAAACACGCTCCTCAAGGCGGGGTCGTCCAACAGATCATGCTCCTCTATGTCTATGTCATCCTCCATCTTATACTGCTCTCCTGTACTACTGAAACACGAAATATATACAGAATTAAATAGGTTATTCATAACCTCAAAGATGTCTACTATCTAGTATTTCTGACTTTGTGACCAAGTTAGCCGGCAGCAGAGCCAGCCACTTTGTTCAAAGACGTTGTCTCTTTAGACTTCacgagtatattttttttgtcgaAAAGCGCTAGGTATTTCCGAACCGAAATTTTGAACGGCGCAAACATTTGATCGATTTTTAGTATGACCTTGATTGACTCCCCGCCGTTGCTCAACGActccccgcgcgccgcgcaattttcgttttattttgtcaagtcaaaaatagcctttacatagatttccaaaaaaatacacgtgaacGGACGGGGGAGGGGGTCACAAAcgtcaccaaatatcaccaggggggagggaggggttaaaaaatgataaaaatgacctcacgtgattaatggacatCCCCTAttatatgttataattattaatatctgCTTTTACACAAATATCTGTTCTGGATGGGAATCTTTTGATATACATGCACTTTCTAAGATATGTTTCCTTTACCTTTTTTCTTGTAATatcttttaataaacataaggATCTGTCAGGCTGGGAGCAAGAGCCCACAGGCCATCTGGCTGATATTTATTGACTTATGGCACACAGTAACCTTGGGTTACTTTTGCGCCCTGTGCTTTTAGTCCTGATGAACAtccattttttacaaactactctcaaGAAACTCCTgtgccatcttttcaaaatagttattaatattatgtgatgacatttcacacacggccaccTTACCCCAATCTTGACAGAGCCTATATGGGAAGTGGACAGCTGAtacatctacacaaatgcataGTTAGATCCTGTTATAGCACAGCAGGTAATAAATTATGGTActtatgcaataaataattgagaatagatacataattattaacacCCAGGACCAGTGTACAAATCTTGTGAgtactgtctttaaacaaatatctgccccagccgggatcgaacccggggcCTTCGGCAtggcagtcagggtcacttaCCTCTATACCATTCATAATAGGTATCATAGTATGAGATCGTGTTAGCTACAGGAATGTCAAATGAATACATACCTTGATACAGGAGTCGATTCCTGTAAGcgattttgtttatttttgttttcataaaaCTTTTTAGGTGGTATCACTTTCAACACGTCAGGAGAGACTGCTCTAgcatctgaaaataaaaataattttaagggtctcaatacataatatgtgaTGAGCcagataggtaagtacatttgaAAACACATAGAATGTTTACAAATGCAGacttatattatatagttTAGATGATGCATATAGTATCAATTATGCTCATCACATAATCTTCGCCTCAATATCCCTCCCCATTCAACAAATTTTACGGTGATTCCTTTACCATACAAGCCATCACCTTATGGAATGATCTCCCACTACACATACGTAAAGCGCCGTCATTGGCTTCTTTTAAAAGAATGGTAAAGGATCATTTTCTTAGTGTTTAGGtaactagttttttttttttccgttGTCTTATTATCGGAGCTCAGACAAGAATTAATATAATCCTATAAAAtctgataattatatttatgtaggtatatgtagtttattatatgATATATATGATTGTTATgggtatataagtataatttcacgtaagtatattgtttagtttgtagttatagttaattaataaattctttagtacacttgaccctatctgaacataaatattcttccacctaaaggttgtcttgaaaaaatcgcttttagtgataagaccgccttttttgtacctatgtgtttatatttaagctttgtataatctattcttgtgtacaaataaagaataatctatctatctatgctTCCTGGGgcagaaaaaatatacaaattatttattcttaCTTATTTCCACATCTTTAACATGACTCATGGAAGGTGTTGATGCTGTTTCAGTTTCAGTGGATTGAAAATGGTATGGAACAGCGGAACCAAGTAGTATGTCTCTATGTAGTCCTCTACGATCTCTTGCATTAGGAAAGTGAGCGGCACAAATGTAATGATACCTCAGTTCATTGTTGGTTAATGAATCCAGTTGTGAATTTCCTAAAAAAcgaaaaaacttaaaattaaattgtttattgaactaaaaatacataagaatAATAAAGAACTAAGTAAATACATTTAGCAGTACATgagtacataggtatagtcacaaaggttccatttaACGAAAAAGCAAGATATTGTCCTAACATCCCACTTGTATATTCCTGTCTCACCTGTCTGGGAATCAAACCTGGGAGTATTAGCACAAGAACAAGCATATCCTGGCTGTGTTGCTATATAGAACTTATCAGAGGTTAGATTAgggcaaaaatataataacagttttcaatgaaattgaatgtttctagtttcaataataaaattgtagtctgccatttaaaatcactgtatatatgtcgcaggcatctggtttaatctcctttttgattgaaacactagcccgttcattggattggagttgtcctttagtcatattcagttgtatgactaaaggacaactcatCGAGTCGTTGTCTTGTCTgtcgtcttgactgaacgtcattcagcgaagttgttaataataggtaaatccatgttttctcactattttaacacaaataatgcactttaaagctaatttattagcaaaaaactaacaatataggtgctttttgtgtcagctgttagctgttagacgccatatttgttttattcaccacctgactgattttaagtcagctaactagttggacttttgtgacgcttgtacaatcaacgttcggcctagccATACAATTaagtagcgccatccaatgaacgggctagtgattcaaccaaaaaggagattcaaccagatgcctgcgacatatataccaCAAGTCGTTTACCTGAATTCTGGATCCAAAGCTTTAGACGGGATTTATCATTAATGGGGAAGCTAAACAATGACAACTCCGGATTCTTCATGTTGATATTCCCACAGTTAAGATATGAACACGTCTTGATATGTGACATTGTGCCGTTATTATACCATGGCATTGTGTCAAATATTCCAGGATGATAGCAGAACTCCAGTCCaacttaagtttttttatggtgtgcaaataaagattattgtattgtattgtaaaatcCACTGTATCGTTATTGTATTTGAATCCCTActgtaggtaataaatatagtttacAATCCAAGATGAAGAAAACAAGGACTTTTTGGAAGAGAATCAGAGATCTGAGAATAGATAACAGATAGGCTTCACAGTCTTCACCAAAGAGTACCTACTATTTAACAACGGGAGGTCTTCACACAAgcttcacacacacacaccgtCTTCACACAAATCAATCTTTGGTTGTGGCACTATGCCGTGTGTGACTGACACAGCAAATTCCGCCAAATTCAATAGTAATAAGGAACACACATGTATATTATAGCTGTCTTTACGGTAATTTAGATATATTTACAGGGTTAATACCTGGAACAAACAGACAAACACATTATATATACAGGACATCACAAATAAGGGTTAGTATAGTTTTAGTATATATAATGACAATATACAAATTTAcagtttaatattattagtctTGAGAAATCTGTACAGAATGTTAGCAACTGGAGTATGTACAAGTGTTAgtagataattaatatttacaggTTTAGGAATGGATGGGGGGAGGAAATCGTGGAGGGAGGTTTGAAGATTGGGACACTCAAAGAAAAGATGATCAACAGATCCTTCGCTGGTACCGCAGTCACATACAGAACTATCACGCACCCGAATCCTAGCCAGGTGCACAGGGGTGCACGCATGACCCAGACGGAGCCTGCAAATAGTGGAGGTAGCAGGTTTATCAAGGAATCTTGCTCTAGAAAACCATGGCCTTTTGGGGATATGGGGTTGAATGTTGGAGTAGAACTTACCTTTGAGATTCCTGGAAGAGTCCCAGGACACTTTCCAGGATCTATCTAGCCTCGGACCTGCGAGCGAGGCAAGGTCATGAGCGAAGTTTTGGTAATGAGTATCCAGGCCCAAGCTAACGGCTTCCTTAGCGAAGGAATCTGCACACTCATTACCAATGATGCCACTGTGTCCGGGAATCCAGGCAATAGCTACCTCAATACCCTGAGTCACACAGCGATGAAGAGTTTCTCTAATTTTGAGAATTAttggaaattttgatttagaTTTAAATGGATAAGCGATGATAGCTTGTAAACAGCTGGCCGAATCTGATAAAatgatagttttatttaatttgtgggACTCAGTGTAGAGAAGAGCTTCTAAGATAGCTGTTGCCTCGCCCGTGAAGACCGAGGTTTCAGGAGGACACTTGAAACTCAACACAACCCTGTATCTGGGCAGCCATACAGCTAAACCCACGTTGCCATCTTCAGATAATTTAGAGGCATCGGTGTAGATGGGGAGCCAGTCCGGCCACTCAGTATTGAGTTTCTCATTTAGGGCCCTATCAGCCCCAGGGGAGTCCTTTCTGATGCCCAAATCCAGGGCTATGTTGGGTTGAAAAACTAGGGTGTCATAGGGGACTTCGAAAAGGGGgttagttttaaatttcacAGTGGGATGAGGGAGGTTAGTGCAAAAAATGAATGTtttaaggaggaaagaaagACCATGGTTTTCTTGGGAGTTACATAACCGCCTAAGGGTATCAAGCCTGGCCAATAAGGGGTGAGAGTCGGATTGCCAAATTTTGAAGAAGAAACGATCACACAAATACTGCCTCCGGAGTGAAAGAGGGGGATCAACGCACTCCACCTGCAGGGCATTGGTGGGAGAAGATCTCATCGCACCCGATATAATACGAAGACACTAATTGTACTGTATTTTGTCGAGTTTTTCCAATGCAGCCTTGTTACAGGGGTCCAGTACAAAGGAAGCATAATCGAAATGACTTCGAACAATAGCATTGTACAAGAGTTTCTGTGAGTAGGGATGAGACCCCCACCATACGCCCGACAGAGATCTAAGGACGTTGACGCCCCTCTCGCACTTCTGAGCCACATAATTCATGTGATGGGTTCCCGATAATCGTGAATCTAAAATAACGCCTAAAAATTTCACTCTGTTGGCTACAGCAATTGTATCTTCTCCAATAACGAGATCGACATCAGGGATGTGGCGTTTTCTGGTGAATACAACTGCTGTGCATTTTGGGGGGGAGAGAGATAACCCATGACCATCCAGCCAATCCgtgaggtaggtacctaagtgcCAGGTTCAGCTGTACATTTGTCTCTTCTAACGAAGGAGATGCATAGTAGAGAGCCAGGTCGTTGGCGTACTGTAGAATGTCGCAAAAGCAGTCAACGGATTTATCAAGATCATAAGTATAAAGACTGTAAAGAAGGGGGCTTAAGACCGATCCCTGGGGAAGGCCTTTCCATACAAATTTTGGGGAGTCCAAGGTCGAAGGGGATTTTATGTAGATGGATCTCTCCATGAATAGGCTGCAAACCAAACGGGTAAGCTTCACTGGAATGCTCAGCTGGCGCATTTTCTGCCTGAGCACAGGAAGAAGGACGTTATCGTAGGCAGACGCTATGTCAAGAAAGACACCCACAAGGTATTCTTTCCTCTTAAATGCGATGTGAATATCTGTAGTAAGAATTGCAAGACTGTCTAGGGTGCTCATACCTTTCCTAAAACCAAACTGGGTTTTGGCGAGGATTCCTCTGTTTTCAACTAACCATTCCAGCCTGCATTTAATCATGTGTTCCAAGATTTTCGACAAAGCAGAGGAGAGGGCGATTGGACGTCGGGAGTTAGGGTCACGGGGGTCTTTTCCGGCCTTCAATATGGGAACGACTATTTGCTTACTCCAAGAGCATGGAGTAACTCCATACTCAAGAAAGTAGTTTATCAGCTCCAAGTAGAAGCACTTGACCCTGAGGCTTGATTTTGAAAGGAA
Protein-coding sequences here:
- the LOC125489151 gene encoding uncharacterized protein LOC125489151, giving the protein MRSSPTNALQVECVDPPLSLRRQYLCDRFFFKIWQSDSHPLLARLDTLRRLCNSQENHGLSFLLKTFIFCTNLPHPTVKFKTNPLFEVPYDTLVFQPNIALDLGIRKDSPGADRALNEKLNTEWPDWLPIYTDASKLSEDGNVGLAVWLPRYRVVLSFKCPPETSVFTGEATAILEALLYTESHKLNKTIILSDSASCLQAIIAYPFKSKSKFPIILKIRETLHRCVTQGIEVAIAWIPGHSGIIGNECADSFAKEAVSLGLDTHYQNFAHDLASLAGPRLDRSWKVSWDSSRNLKGINPVNISKLP